A genomic region of Miscanthus floridulus cultivar M001 chromosome 3, ASM1932011v1, whole genome shotgun sequence contains the following coding sequences:
- the LOC136542764 gene encoding tRNA dimethylallyltransferase 9-like, with product MCCEMRPQLRATRRAVWTSWPVLCSPHKSPSSFCYTKKIATAATTSLAPNHRRKKDTVIVISGPTGAGKSRLALEVARRLGGEIISADSVQVYRGLDVGSAKASATEMDMVPHHLIDILHASNDYSAGAFFRDARRATRDVHDRGRVPVVAGGTGLYLRWYIYGKPNVPQSSMDITSAVWSELVSFRESGQWEEAVELVVRAGDPKARDLSVNNWKRLSRSLEVIRSSGSPPSAFTLPYNMFCEQHGTEVSAGRSCEARNMDYDLFCIFLACPRLELYRSIDLRCEEMLADTGGLLSEASWLLDIGLHPHVNSATRAIGYKQAMEYLLHCRQNGGESTTQEFLEFLAKFKSTSRNFARRQITWFRNEKIYQWVDASQPLEAIVQFICDAYHGHSPRMVPESLEMRRESCMLESRDLKTYRSENRVFLGDDDCSHVLNWIRRTQGK from the coding sequence ATGTGCTGTGAAATGAGGCCACAGCTTAGAGCCACGCGGCGTGCCGTCTGGACAAGCTGGCCCGTCCTGTGTTCACCACACAAGTCGCCCTCATCTTTCTGCTACACAAAGAAGATCGCTACGGCGGCGACCACCTCTCTGGCGCCAAATCATCGAAGGAAGAAGGATACGGTCATTGTCATCTCGGGCCCTACCGGTGCTGGGAAGAGCAGGCTCGCGTTGGAGGTGGCCAGGAGGCTCGGAGGAGAGATCATCAGCGCGGACTCCGTGCAAGTCTACCGTGGCCTTGACGTTGGTTCTGCCAAAGCATCCGCGACAGAGATGGATATGGTGCCACATCACTTGATCGACATACTGCATGCGTCCAATGATTACTCGGCTGGAGCCTTCTTTCGCGATGCCCGGAGAGCGACACGGGATGTTCATGACAGAGGGCGAGTGCCTGTTGTTGCGGGAGGGACTGGGCTCTACTTACGGTGGTACATCTATGGCAAGCCAAATGTTCCACAATCATCCATGGACATCACTTCAGCTGTGTGGTCTGAGCTCGTCAGTTTTCGGGAGAGTGGCCAGTGGGAGGAAGCAGTAGAGCTAGTGGTCCGGGCTGGTGACCCCAAAGCTCGGGACTTGTCTGTGAATAACTGGAAGAGGTTGAGTCGAAGCCTTGAGGTTATTAGATCATCAGGTTCCCCTCCCTCTGCCTTCACCTTACCGTACAATATGTTTTGTGAACAGCATGGCACCGAGGTCTCTGCTGGAAGGAGCTGTGAAGCCAGGAATATGGATTATGACTTGTTCTGTATTTTCCTTGCATGCCCACGCTTGGAGCTGTACCGATCAATTGATTTGAGGTGTGAAGAAATGCTGGCTGACACAGGCGGCTTACTTTCAGAAGCCTCGTGGCTGCTCGATATCGGTTTGCATCCACATGTCAACTCTGCAACTCGTGCCATTGGTTACAAGCAAGCCATGGAGTACCTGCTGCACTGTAGGCAGAATGGAGGTGAAAGCACCACGCAGGAGTTCCTCGAATTTCTGGCCAAGTTTAAGAGTACATCTAGGAACTTCGCAAGGAGGCAAATTACCTGGTTCCGCAATGAGAAGATCTACCAGTGGGTCGACGCCTCACAACCACTTGAGGCGATTGTTCAATTTATCTGTGATGCTTACCATGGCCACAGTCCAAGGATGGTTCCTGAATCACTTGAAATGCGAAGGGAAAGTTGCATGCTCGAAAGTCGTGATCTCAAAACCTATCGCTCAGAGAACAGGGTGTTCCTTGGGGATGATGACTGCTCTCACGTTTTGAATTGGATCAGGAGAACGCAGGGCAAATGA
- the LOC136542766 gene encoding non-specific lipid transfer protein GPI-anchored 4-like, translating into MASPKLIALFFAFAMAAAAALQPSEVARVQVQLQQAFKPAAAAGQEAAEKAALADQAAGGVPVPRTSTTTTPPAGGIPAGLPPQLLPAILGLFFPPLGAIIGLLQPLIPPPGSSPPLQTGTGTPPPPAQPMECMTPLAGMLPCTDYLTNVTVLTPPGECCDGLRSVVRDAPICLCHGMNGGMNQFLPRPVDPIRMTILPLACGTMLPIQTLFACNSQQVPPIMPPTPAKPPMTPPSVSP; encoded by the exons ATGGCCTCGCCCAAGCTGATCGCCCTGTTCTTCGCCttcgccatggcggcggcggcggcgctgcagcCCTCGGAAGTGGCGAGGGTCCAAGTCCAGCTCCAGCAAGCGTTCAAGCCCGCGGCCGCCGCAggccaagaagcagcagaaaaggCGGCCCTGGCCGACCAAGCAGCCGGCGGCGTGCCAGTGCCACGcacatcgacgacgacgacacctCCGGCAGGCGGCATCCCCGCCGGCCTGCCTCCACAGCTACTGCCCGCCATCCTGGGCCTGTTTTTCCCGCCGCTGGGCGCCATCATCGGTCTGCTGCAGCCGCTGATCCCGCCGCCGGGGTCGTCTCCGCCTCTCCAAACCGGCACCGGCACCCCTCCGCCGCCGGCCCAACCGATGGAGTGCATGACGCCGCTGGCTGGCATGCTGCCGTGCACGGACTACCTCACCAACGTCACCGTGCTGACGCCCCCCGGCGAGTGCTGCGACGGGCTCAGGTCCGTCGTCAGGGACGCGCCCATCTGCCTCTGCCACGGCATGAACGGCGGCATGAACCAGTTCCTGCCCAGGCCCGTCGACCCCATCCGCATGACCATCCTCCCGCTCGCCTGCGGCACCATGCTGCCCATCCAGACGCTCTTCGCCTGCAACT CGCAACAGGTGCCGCCAATAatgcctccgaccccagcaaagCCGCCGATGACGCCTCCTTCAGTGTCACCGTAG
- the LOC136542767 gene encoding superoxide dismutase [Cu-Zn] 2-like, which translates to MVKAVAVLAGPDVKGTIFFSQEGDGPTTVTGSISGLKPGLHGFHVHALGDTTNGCMSTGPHFNPAGKEHGAPEDENRHAGDLGNVTVGEDGVVNVNITDSQIPLTGPHSIIGRAVVVHADPDDLGKGGHELSKSTGNAGGRVACGIIGLQG; encoded by the exons ATGGTGAAGGCGGTTGCTGTCCTCGCTGGCCCTGATGTCAAGGGCACCATCTTCTTTTCCCAAGAGGGAGATG GTCCGACCACCGTGACTGGAAGTATCTCTGGCCTCAAGCCGGGGCTCCATGGGTTCCATGTGCACGCGCTTGGTGACACCACCAACGGCTGCATGTCGACTG GGCCACATTTCAATCCTGCTGGTAAGGAGCATGGCGCACCCGAAGATGAGAACCGCCATGCCGGTGATCTTGGGAATGTGACAGTGGGAGAAGATG GTGTTGTTAATGTCAATATTACTGACAGCCAG ATTCCTCTCACTGGGCCACACTCAATCATTGGCCGAGCTGTTGTTGTCCATGCTGACCCCGATGACCTTGGCAAGG GTGGACATGAGCTTAGCAAGAGCACTGGAAATGCTGGCGGACGTGTTGCCTGTG GTATCATTGGGCTCCAAGGTTAG
- the LOC136542765 gene encoding protein NETWORKED 3C-like, producing the protein MVHREELPQAWWFDSHNLARPSPWLNSTLSELDDKTKQMLKLIDQDADSFAQRAEMYYKKRPVLVDMLGDLYRTHRSLAEQYDLLKHGSCTRHTVFGLSSCTQSRSQASSPNGKTTPRSSCSVSMYDSESEVDDPEQDEDEAETKTEPSLPEQEQEREQAEQQMRAEIESLKAENAALQKAAEESAAALRAELARKDEEKREVIRQLASSMDVMRQENLTLREHIVRGSSSKHSSSAPRAAFDLRKVARGLFSARLFTAHCRPTGPIVAL; encoded by the exons ATGGTGCACCGGGAGGAGCTGCCGCAGGCATGGTGGTTCGACAGCCACAACCTCGCCAGGCCATCTCCATGGCTGAACAGCACGCTTTCAG AGCTGGATGACAAGACGAAGCAAATGCTGAAGCTGATCGACCAAGACGCGGACTCGTTCGCCCAGCGCGCTGAAATGTACTACAAGAAGCGGCCGGTGCTGGTGGACATGCTGGGCGACCTGTACCGCACGCACCGCTCGCTGGCGGAGCAGTACGACCTGCTGAAGCACGGCAGCTGCACGCGGCACACGGTGTTCGGCCTGTCTTCCTGCACGCAGAGCCGGTCCCAGGCGTCGTCGCCCAACGGCAAGACCACGCCCCGCTCCTCCTGCTCGGTCTCCATGTACGACTCGGAGTCTGAAGTGGATGACCCCGAGCAAGACGAAGACGAGGCAGAGACCAAGACGGAGCCGTCGTTGCCGGAGCAGGAGCAAGAGCGTGAGCAGGCGGAGCAGCAGATGCGCGCGGAGATCGAGAGTCTGAAGGCAGAGAACGCGGCGCTGCAGAAGGCGGCCGAGGAGAGCGCGGCGGCGCTCAGGGCGGAGCTGGCCCGGAAGGACGAGGAGAAGAGGGAGGTGATCAGGCAGCTGGCGTCGTCCATGGACGTGATGAGGCAGGAGAACCTGACGCTGCGCGAGCACATCGTCAGGGGATcatcgtccaagcattcctcaTCTGCACCCCGCGCGGCGTTCGATCTCAGGAAGGTGGCCAGGGGCCTCTTCTCCGCGAGGCTCTTCACCGCGCACTGCAGGCCTACGGGCCCCATCGTCGCGCTCTGA